In Meleagris gallopavo isolate NT-WF06-2002-E0010 breed Aviagen turkey brand Nicholas breeding stock chromosome 2, Turkey_5.1, whole genome shotgun sequence, the following are encoded in one genomic region:
- the LOC100549869 gene encoding p53 apoptosis effector related to PMP-22-like, with protein sequence MLCRLGTGAVVTTQRNPRTELDMVTPKQKTCSDLQLSALLPVTPFLFSFQGWGRAAAATYLVGFVILVICFALAVIAFSIEILRFNFVRGIGGLLFVVAAFQIIGLVIYPVKFTEEIPLIGANMFSWAYGFGWASTVVVIGCAFFFCCLPNWEDEVLGNIKPTYYYSSPDRAPYLN encoded by the exons ATGTTATGTAGACTTGGAACGGGAGCTGTGGTGACAACTCAGCGGAACCCAAGGACTGAGTTGGATATGGTTACCCCT aaacagaagaccTGCAGTGACCTACAGCTCAGTGCACTGCTGCCTGTGAcacctttcctcttttcttttcaaggatgggggagagcagcagctgccacatACCTCGTTGGCTTTGTGATCCTGGTCATCTGTTTCGCCCTCGCAGTCATCGCATTCTCAATTGAAATACTTCGCTTCAACTTTGTGCGAGGAATCGGAggcttgctttttgttgttg cTGCATTCCAAATCATAGGGTTGGTCATCTATCCAGTGaaattcacagaagaaattccACTGATCGGAGCTAATATGTTCAGCTGGGCCTATGGTTTCGGTTGGGCCAGCACTGTTGTTGTGATAGgttgtgctttcttcttctgctgccTCCCCAATTGGGAAGATGAAGTCCTGGGAAACATCAAGCCGACATACTACTACTCCTCCCCAGATAGAGCACCATACTTAAATTGA